Proteins encoded by one window of Dietzia sp. B32:
- a CDS encoding sulfotransferase, with translation MSGPAGTDSDRVHVGTVEDLHASASRTVGLEDFADGDDGHREALGVLLDSLHSDAGLTPAGSKYWRSVLKSALTARLLANAGFSADPARADSVIERPVVVTGLPRTGTTALHRLLGADPANQGLELWLTEVPQPRPPREQWEDDPAYVGLRDLYSGFMAENPDYGGVHYISADDLEECWQLLRQSATSASYECLARLDGYSQWLAGVDWVPAYRRHRRNLQLIGANDPGRRWVLKNPSHLFALDALLEVYPDAVVVQTHRDPRKSMASMCSLAHKTATEWSTRFTPEYIGASQLDFWARGVETFDAARARHEADPASRATFVDVDHHELVDDPAGVVERVYAAVGTELPEDVRAGVVAENDKSLSGDRAPAHRYTLADYGLSEALIAERFAGYRGLEG, from the coding sequence GTGAGCGGGCCGGCCGGGACCGACTCCGATCGTGTCCACGTCGGCACTGTCGAGGACCTGCACGCCAGCGCGTCGCGCACGGTCGGGCTCGAGGACTTCGCCGACGGCGACGACGGGCACCGCGAGGCGCTGGGGGTTCTGCTGGACTCCCTGCACTCCGACGCGGGTCTGACCCCGGCCGGCAGCAAGTACTGGCGGTCGGTCCTCAAGAGCGCGCTCACCGCCCGGCTGCTGGCGAACGCGGGATTCTCGGCGGACCCGGCCCGGGCGGACTCCGTGATCGAGCGGCCCGTCGTCGTCACCGGGTTGCCCCGGACCGGCACCACGGCGCTGCACCGGCTCCTGGGCGCCGACCCCGCCAACCAGGGGCTCGAGCTGTGGCTCACCGAGGTCCCGCAGCCGCGGCCGCCTCGCGAGCAGTGGGAGGACGACCCCGCCTACGTCGGCCTGCGGGACCTGTACTCGGGGTTCATGGCGGAGAATCCCGACTACGGCGGGGTGCACTACATCTCCGCCGACGACCTCGAGGAGTGCTGGCAGCTGCTGCGTCAGTCGGCGACCAGCGCCTCCTACGAGTGCCTCGCCCGACTCGACGGCTACTCGCAGTGGCTGGCCGGGGTCGACTGGGTGCCCGCGTACCGGCGTCACAGGCGGAACCTGCAGCTCATCGGGGCGAATGATCCCGGGCGGCGCTGGGTGCTCAAGAACCCCAGCCACCTGTTCGCGCTGGACGCGCTGCTGGAGGTGTACCCGGACGCGGTGGTGGTGCAGACGCACCGGGATCCGCGGAAGTCCATGGCGTCCATGTGCTCGCTCGCGCACAAGACCGCCACGGAGTGGTCCACGCGGTTCACCCCGGAGTACATCGGTGCGTCGCAGTTGGACTTCTGGGCGCGGGGCGTCGAGACCTTCGACGCCGCCCGCGCCCGGCACGAGGCGGACCCGGCATCGCGGGCGACGTTCGTGGACGTCGACCACCACGAACTGGTGGACGATCCCGCGGGCGTGGTGGAGCGCGTCTACGCCGCGGTGGGGACGGAACTGCCGGAGGACGTACGCGCGGGCGTGGTGGCCGAGAACGACAAGAGTCTGTCCGGCGACCGCGCGCCCGCGCACCGGTACACGCTCGCCGACTACGGACTCAGCGAGGCGCTGATCGCGGAGCGGTTCGCCGGGTACCGCGGGCTGGAGGGCTAG
- a CDS encoding inositol monophosphatase family protein: protein MSPFPAHGRTNDQRSAEDLAAQAGRLLTDLRVSKVAPEDLGAFAEGEAQSVIIDRLAVARPGDLVFGEWDPDSRARLEADRVWFVDPLDGIRSYVTEGRPDWAVHVALWEKDPQGVGGITACAIAMPAYGRVLTGRGATTYQPLSIIRGPRPGPLVPPREDDRLRIAVSEAEPPAFAEELAEELGASLVHLGSGGGKTATVLEGECDAYIHTSGHHQWDSAATVGVVQQRGLHASALDGSELVYNTEQIEFPDLLVCTRDVAEKIIDAVGKYL from the coding sequence ATGAGCCCCTTCCCCGCGCATGGACGGACCAATGACCAGCGGTCGGCCGAGGACCTCGCGGCCCAGGCCGGACGCCTGCTCACCGACCTGCGGGTCTCGAAGGTGGCGCCGGAGGACCTCGGCGCGTTCGCCGAGGGTGAGGCGCAGTCCGTCATCATCGACCGGCTCGCCGTGGCGCGACCCGGGGACCTGGTGTTCGGCGAGTGGGACCCCGACTCCCGCGCCCGGCTCGAGGCCGACCGTGTGTGGTTCGTCGATCCCCTCGACGGGATCCGCTCCTACGTGACCGAGGGCCGCCCCGACTGGGCGGTCCACGTGGCGCTGTGGGAGAAGGACCCGCAGGGCGTCGGCGGCATCACCGCCTGCGCGATCGCCATGCCCGCCTACGGCCGCGTCCTCACCGGACGCGGCGCCACCACCTACCAGCCCCTGTCGATCATCCGTGGCCCCCGGCCCGGCCCGCTGGTACCGCCCCGTGAGGACGACCGCCTGCGCATCGCCGTCTCGGAGGCCGAACCGCCGGCGTTCGCGGAAGAGCTCGCCGAGGAACTCGGCGCCTCCCTGGTCCACCTCGGATCCGGCGGCGGTAAGACCGCGACGGTGCTCGAGGGCGAGTGCGACGCGTACATCCACACCAGCGGGCACCACCAGTGGGACTCCGCCGCGACCGTCGGCGTGGTGCAGCAGCGCGGTCTGCACGCCAGCGCCCTGGACGGGTCCGAACTAGTATACAACACCGAACAGATCGAATTCCCCGACCTGCTGGTGTGCACCCGGGACGTGGCCGAGAAGATCATCGACGCGGTCGGCAAGTACCTCTAG
- a CDS encoding acyl-CoA dehydrogenase family protein yields MDLELDASTEAFRLEVRQWLEANVPAEPLPHMDTREGFEAHREWERKMADARMSVVSWPEEFGGRDCGLVNWVVFEEEYFCAGAPLRVSQNGIFLLAPTLFDHASPEQLARIMPRMARADDIWAQAWSEPEAGSDLASLRSTARKVDGGWVLNGQKVWSTRASFADKGFGLFRTDPDEPRHKGLTYFMFDLRAEGVTVRPIDQLDGLPGFAELFLEDVFVPDDPANPAESGVIGEVNQGWKVAMSTANNERGLSLRSPGRFLATTDRLLELWDSREGDLDDRTRGALADRVADAWIGSRAYELSTWNTVTKLTGGANLGFESSINKVFWSDWDIATHETALDVLGPAGELAGEQWMDGYLFALAGPIYAGTNEVQKNIIAERLLGLPRG; encoded by the coding sequence GTGGATCTGGAACTGGACGCCTCGACCGAGGCCTTCCGCCTCGAGGTGCGACAGTGGCTCGAGGCCAACGTGCCCGCCGAGCCGCTGCCCCACATGGACACCCGCGAGGGCTTCGAGGCCCACCGGGAGTGGGAGCGGAAGATGGCCGACGCCCGCATGTCGGTCGTCTCCTGGCCCGAGGAGTTCGGCGGCCGCGACTGTGGACTGGTCAACTGGGTGGTGTTCGAGGAGGAGTACTTCTGCGCCGGCGCGCCGCTGCGGGTGAGCCAGAACGGCATCTTCCTGCTGGCCCCGACCCTGTTCGACCACGCCTCCCCCGAGCAGCTCGCGCGCATCATGCCGCGCATGGCCCGGGCCGACGACATCTGGGCGCAGGCCTGGTCCGAGCCCGAGGCCGGGTCCGACCTGGCCTCGCTGCGCTCGACCGCCAGGAAGGTCGACGGCGGGTGGGTCCTGAACGGGCAGAAGGTGTGGTCGACCCGCGCCTCGTTCGCGGACAAGGGCTTCGGGCTGTTCCGCACCGACCCGGACGAGCCCCGCCACAAGGGCCTGACCTACTTCATGTTCGACCTGCGGGCCGAGGGCGTCACCGTGCGCCCGATCGACCAGCTCGACGGGCTCCCCGGCTTCGCCGAGCTGTTCCTCGAGGACGTCTTCGTGCCCGACGACCCGGCGAACCCCGCCGAGTCCGGAGTGATCGGCGAGGTCAACCAGGGCTGGAAGGTGGCCATGTCCACCGCCAACAACGAGCGCGGCCTCTCGCTACGCTCCCCGGGACGGTTCCTGGCCACCACCGACCGGCTGCTGGAGCTGTGGGACTCCCGGGAGGGCGACCTCGACGATCGCACCCGCGGGGCGCTGGCCGACCGTGTGGCGGACGCCTGGATCGGCTCCCGCGCGTACGAGCTGAGCACGTGGAACACGGTCACCAAGCTCACCGGCGGCGCCAACCTCGGCTTCGAGTCCTCCATCAACAAGGTCTTCTGGTCCGACTGGGACATCGCGACCCACGAGACCGCCCTGGACGTCCTCGGGCCCGCCGGCGAACTCGCCGGGGAGCAGTGGATGGACGGGTACCTGTTCGCCCTCGCCGGCCCCATCTACGCGGGCACCAACGAGGTCCAGAAGAACATCATCGCCGAGCGACTCCTCGGCCTCCCGCGCGGCTGA
- the hsaC gene encoding iron-dependent extradiol dioxygenase HsaC — MAISNFGYVRVFATDMAAWHEYGTKVLGFVVGAGDDPESLYFRMDDHPHRWIIVPGEEDTLSAVGWECANEGEFEDVKRRLDAAGVPWEDAPAEVARDRKVRGLITCQDPAGFTLEIYHTIALQHRRIPTPYGHEFVTGDQGAGHIVLSTPDETAALEFYRDVLGFSLRDSMSLPPEIVGRPADGEPAWLRFLGCNPRHHSLAFTPFPNPTGIIHLMVEVGTADDVGLALDRATRKKVRMSASLGRHVNDKMLSFYMKTPGGFDCEYGCEGVQVEDDEKWVARESTAVSLWGHDFSVGFK; from the coding sequence ATGGCGATCAGCAATTTCGGGTATGTCCGGGTCTTCGCCACGGACATGGCCGCCTGGCACGAGTACGGCACGAAGGTGCTGGGTTTCGTGGTGGGAGCGGGCGACGATCCCGAGTCGCTCTACTTCCGGATGGACGATCATCCGCACCGGTGGATCATCGTCCCCGGCGAGGAGGACACGCTCTCCGCGGTGGGCTGGGAGTGTGCGAACGAGGGCGAGTTCGAGGACGTCAAGCGGCGCCTCGACGCGGCCGGTGTGCCCTGGGAGGACGCACCTGCCGAGGTGGCGCGCGACCGCAAGGTGCGCGGGCTGATCACCTGTCAGGACCCGGCCGGGTTCACGCTGGAGATCTACCACACCATCGCGCTGCAGCACCGTCGCATCCCGACGCCGTACGGGCACGAGTTCGTCACCGGCGACCAGGGTGCGGGCCACATCGTCCTGTCCACCCCGGACGAGACCGCGGCGCTCGAGTTCTACCGTGACGTCCTGGGGTTCTCGCTGCGTGACTCGATGAGCCTGCCGCCGGAGATCGTGGGCCGACCGGCCGACGGCGAGCCCGCGTGGCTGCGGTTCCTCGGCTGCAACCCGCGGCACCACTCGCTGGCGTTCACCCCGTTCCCCAACCCGACCGGGATCATCCACCTGATGGTCGAGGTCGGTACCGCGGACGACGTGGGGCTGGCGCTGGACCGGGCGACGCGCAAGAAGGTGAGGATGTCGGCCTCGCTCGGCCGGCACGTCAACGACAAGATGCTGAGCTTCTACATGAAGACGCCCGGCGGCTTCGACTGCGAGTACGGCTGCGAGGGCGTGCAGGTCGAGGACGACGAGAAGTGGGTGGCGCGGGAGTCGACGGCCGTGAGCCTGTGGGGCCACGACTTCTCCGTCGGGTTCAAGTAG
- a CDS encoding Rieske 2Fe-2S domain-containing protein, which yields MTAPGSAPGAVREIDTGKARDRYARGWHCIGTVKEFSDGKPHSIHAFGTKLVVWADDEGEIKVLDAYCRHLGGDLSDGSIKDGNIACPFHDWRWGGDGKCKGIPYAKRVPLRAKTRAWITNVQSGQVFVWHDHEGNPPLEEDAIPVIEEYDTGEWTDWEWNRLVIEGSNCMEIVDNVVDMAHFYYIHFAFPTYFKNVFEGQTATQYLNTKGRPDHDPSGGKYGDTLLESEASYFGPAYMINPLKQMYGDFVTDAILINCHYPIDQNSFVLMYGLSVKKPQGFDDETSAKMAAKIATFFGEGFLQDVRIWQRKSSIANPLLCEEDGPVYQLRRWYEQFYVDRDKVEPEMQERFEFEVDTTAANQYWESEVAENMRKQAAGEAEISDEQTQYTGMAEVAGEAGAAPSKK from the coding sequence ATGACCGCACCCGGCTCAGCCCCCGGAGCCGTCCGCGAGATCGATACCGGCAAGGCCCGGGATCGATATGCACGCGGCTGGCACTGCATCGGCACCGTCAAGGAGTTCTCCGACGGCAAGCCCCACTCCATCCACGCCTTCGGCACCAAGCTCGTGGTGTGGGCCGACGACGAGGGCGAGATCAAGGTCCTCGACGCGTACTGCCGCCACCTGGGCGGCGACCTGTCCGACGGCTCGATCAAGGACGGCAACATCGCGTGCCCGTTCCACGACTGGCGCTGGGGTGGCGACGGCAAGTGCAAGGGCATCCCCTACGCCAAGCGCGTGCCCCTGCGTGCCAAGACCCGCGCGTGGATCACCAACGTCCAGTCCGGCCAGGTCTTCGTCTGGCACGACCACGAGGGCAACCCGCCCCTCGAGGAGGACGCCATCCCGGTCATCGAGGAGTACGACACGGGCGAGTGGACCGACTGGGAGTGGAACCGCCTCGTCATCGAGGGCTCCAATTGCATGGAGATCGTCGACAACGTCGTCGACATGGCCCACTTCTACTACATCCACTTCGCGTTCCCGACGTACTTCAAGAACGTCTTCGAGGGACAGACAGCCACCCAGTACCTCAACACCAAGGGCCGTCCGGACCACGATCCGTCCGGCGGCAAGTACGGCGACACCCTCCTGGAGTCCGAGGCCTCGTACTTCGGCCCCGCGTACATGATCAACCCCCTCAAGCAGATGTACGGAGACTTCGTCACCGACGCGATCCTCATCAACTGCCACTACCCGATCGACCAGAACTCGTTCGTGCTCATGTACGGGCTCTCGGTGAAGAAGCCGCAGGGCTTCGACGACGAGACGTCGGCGAAGATGGCCGCGAAGATCGCGACCTTCTTCGGCGAGGGCTTCCTCCAGGACGTCCGGATCTGGCAGCGCAAGTCCTCGATCGCCAACCCGCTCCTGTGCGAGGAGGACGGCCCCGTCTACCAGCTCCGCCGCTGGTACGAGCAGTTCTACGTGGACCGCGACAAGGTCGAACCCGAGATGCAGGAGCGTTTCGAGTTCGAGGTCGACACCACCGCGGCCAACCAGTACTGGGAGAGCGAGGTCGCCGAGAACATGCGCAAGCAAGCGGCCGGCGAGGCGGAGATCTCCGACGAGCAGACCCAGTACACCGGCATGGCCGAGGTCGCCGGCGAGGCGGGCGCGGCCCCGTCGAAGAAGTGA
- a CDS encoding acyl-CoA dehydrogenase family protein produces the protein MQFALDPEIIDFAGSIDSLLAKSDMPAVIRSWAAGDTAPGTAVWGRVAETGAAALLIDEAAGGAGATAVEAVAALEVLGRHAVPGPVVETVMVAPRIASGDVAGEIAGGALASVAVPGVSPLAPDVHVAEYLWVADDDEVFTAEAGETRRSVDRARTVATPTAGARVAAASTTDLVNHGALGTAAQLQGLGQAMLTMSVDYAKQRKQYGKLIGEYQGLKHQLAEVAIALEMSRPLLWAGALAIAENPDDPAAAVRDVSAARVAVADAAYLAARTALQVHGAIGYTLEHDLGLWLTKTRALQTAWGTQSYHRGRVLDSLRADAAGATR, from the coding sequence ATGCAGTTCGCACTCGATCCCGAGATCATCGACTTCGCCGGCAGCATCGACTCCCTGCTGGCCAAGTCCGACATGCCCGCGGTGATCCGCTCGTGGGCCGCCGGTGACACGGCCCCCGGCACCGCCGTGTGGGGCCGCGTCGCCGAGACGGGCGCCGCCGCCCTGCTCATCGACGAGGCCGCCGGCGGCGCCGGGGCCACCGCGGTCGAGGCCGTGGCGGCGCTCGAGGTCCTGGGCCGCCACGCGGTGCCGGGTCCCGTCGTGGAGACCGTCATGGTGGCGCCGCGTATCGCCTCCGGGGACGTGGCCGGGGAGATCGCCGGCGGTGCGCTGGCGTCGGTCGCCGTGCCCGGCGTCTCGCCGCTCGCGCCCGACGTGCACGTGGCGGAGTACCTGTGGGTGGCCGACGACGACGAGGTGTTCACCGCCGAGGCCGGCGAGACCCGTCGGTCGGTCGACCGGGCCCGCACGGTGGCCACCCCGACCGCGGGGGCCCGCGTCGCGGCGGCGAGCACGACCGACCTGGTCAACCACGGCGCCCTCGGCACCGCGGCGCAGCTCCAGGGCCTCGGTCAGGCCATGCTCACGATGAGCGTCGACTACGCCAAGCAGCGCAAGCAGTACGGCAAGCTCATCGGTGAGTACCAGGGCCTCAAGCACCAGTTGGCCGAGGTGGCCATCGCGCTGGAGATGTCCCGACCACTGCTGTGGGCCGGCGCCCTGGCGATCGCCGAGAACCCCGACGACCCCGCAGCCGCGGTGCGCGACGTCTCCGCCGCCCGCGTGGCCGTCGCCGACGCCGCCTACCTGGCCGCCCGCACGGCGCTGCAGGTGCACGGCGCGATCGGCTACACGCTCGAGCACGACCTGGGCCTGTGGCTGACCAAGACCCGCGCCCTGCAGACGGCGTGGGGCACCCAGAGCTACCACCGCGGCCGCGTGCTCGACTCGCTCCGCGCGGACGCCGCGGGGGCCACCCGATGA
- a CDS encoding acyl-CoA dehydrogenase family protein produces MTAPATPGVDTEEQAALRQSVAALLEKRSDSAAVRAAFASDHGYDPALWSTLVDQIGAAALSIPESHDGAGATWVETHLVCEELGRRLTPSPMLGSAVLSAQAVLASGDEAACARLLPGIAAGELAALCWAGLDGWATPGVRADGTTLTGTAHHVLGADTATTLLVVAVTGDDVGLFELPADADGVTVTRVPVMDPTRTLARVEFDGAAATAIATRPSFLARLRAAAWAAVSAEQVGAARAVLDATVRYTQERTQFGRVIGSFQALKHRMADMYVRAETAASLSYSAAALVAEAQALGDGPDADEAAYAAEIEAAAAKVYCSEALQWIAGESIQLHGGVGITWEYDAQLFFKRAHGTAQLLGQPHELLAALEVAAGL; encoded by the coding sequence ATGACCGCCCCCGCCACCCCCGGCGTCGACACCGAAGAACAGGCCGCGCTGCGGCAGTCCGTGGCCGCGCTGCTGGAGAAGAGGTCCGACTCCGCCGCTGTGCGCGCCGCGTTCGCCTCCGACCACGGGTACGACCCCGCGCTGTGGTCGACGCTGGTCGACCAGATCGGGGCCGCCGCGCTGTCGATCCCCGAGTCACACGACGGTGCCGGGGCGACCTGGGTCGAGACCCACCTCGTGTGCGAGGAGCTCGGCCGCCGGTTGACCCCCTCCCCGATGCTCGGGTCCGCGGTCCTCTCCGCACAGGCCGTCCTCGCCTCGGGCGACGAGGCCGCGTGCGCGCGTCTGCTGCCCGGAATCGCCGCCGGCGAGCTCGCCGCGCTGTGCTGGGCCGGGCTCGACGGCTGGGCCACCCCCGGGGTCCGAGCCGACGGCACCACCCTCACCGGCACCGCCCACCACGTGCTGGGCGCCGACACCGCCACCACGCTACTCGTCGTGGCCGTCACCGGCGACGACGTCGGTCTGTTCGAGCTCCCCGCCGACGCCGACGGCGTGACCGTCACCCGCGTGCCCGTCATGGACCCCACCCGCACCCTGGCGCGCGTGGAGTTCGACGGCGCCGCGGCCACCGCCATCGCCACCCGGCCGAGCTTCCTGGCCCGCCTGCGCGCGGCCGCGTGGGCGGCGGTGTCCGCCGAGCAGGTGGGCGCCGCGCGCGCCGTGCTGGACGCGACCGTCCGGTACACGCAGGAGCGCACCCAGTTCGGCCGCGTGATCGGCTCGTTCCAGGCACTCAAGCACCGCATGGCCGACATGTACGTCCGCGCGGAGACCGCCGCCTCGCTCTCGTACTCCGCCGCCGCCCTCGTCGCCGAGGCGCAGGCCCTCGGGGACGGGCCGGACGCCGACGAGGCGGCCTACGCCGCGGAGATCGAGGCGGCCGCCGCCAAGGTCTACTGTTCCGAAGCCCTGCAGTGGATCGCCGGTGAGTCGATCCAGCTCCACGGTGGCGTCGGCATCACCTGGGAGTACGACGCCCAACTGTTCTTCAAGCGGGCACACGGTACCGCGCAGTTGCTCGGCCAACCCCACGAACTGCTCGCCGCGCTGGAGGTCGCGGCGGGACTCTAG
- the hsaB gene encoding 3-hydroxy-9,10-secoandrosta-1,3,5(10)-triene-9,17-dione monooxygenase reductase subunit, producing MSSTDESPEGQSFSSRELRDALGQFCTGITVITAIEDDKPVGFACQSFSALSLEPPLVLFCPMKTSGSWKGIEKAGRFVVNILSEEQEDVSSTFGRRGDDKFAQIDWSPSPLGSPVIDGVMAWLDCEIDQVLDGGDHWIVLGRVDNLGPTKRDIRPLLFYRGAYLSIEEDVVDPTPEQEELENFITSADSYTWL from the coding sequence ATGAGCAGCACCGACGAAAGCCCGGAGGGCCAGTCCTTCAGCAGCCGTGAACTGCGTGACGCACTGGGACAGTTCTGTACGGGGATCACCGTCATCACCGCGATCGAGGACGACAAGCCGGTGGGTTTCGCCTGCCAGTCGTTCTCGGCCCTGTCGCTCGAGCCGCCGTTGGTGCTGTTCTGCCCGATGAAGACCTCGGGTTCGTGGAAGGGGATCGAGAAGGCGGGACGGTTCGTGGTGAACATCCTGTCCGAGGAACAGGAGGACGTCTCCTCGACGTTCGGCCGCCGCGGTGACGACAAGTTCGCGCAGATCGACTGGTCGCCCAGCCCGCTGGGCTCGCCGGTGATCGACGGCGTCATGGCCTGGTTGGACTGCGAGATCGACCAGGTCCTCGACGGCGGCGATCACTGGATCGTGCTGGGGCGGGTCGATAACCTCGGCCCGACCAAGCGCGACATCCGCCCGTTGCTGTTCTACCGCGGTGCCTACCTCAGCATCGAGGAGGACGTGGTCGACCCGACGCCCGAGCAGGAGGAGTTGGAGAACTTCATCACCTCCGCCGACTCCTACACGTGGCTGTGA
- a CDS encoding ferredoxin--NADP reductase: MTETPQLGSFVRELTIAEVIEETADARSIVFDIPAGCEDDFRYTPGQFLTLRIPSDRTGSVARCYSLSSSPTQDARLKVTVKRTIDGYGSNWLCDNAEAGMSMHVLAPSGIFTPKNLDQDFILLAAGSGVTPVMSILKSALAQGTGHIVMVYANRDERSIIFKDELQKLQRENPDRLTVLHWLESVSGIPTAEMIGNLLQPVATKRHSYICGPAPFMETVKDGLRRSGADMHLIHTEVFSSIEGDPFAEIVIDDSPGDDGEGPATAVVELDDEVHEVSWPRKTPLLDVLLAKGIKAPFSCRKGECSACACILKSGEVEMIHNGILDPEEVDEGYVLSCQLLPKTDRVEVSYSE; the protein is encoded by the coding sequence ATGACCGAAACACCCCAGCTCGGCTCCTTCGTGCGCGAGCTCACGATCGCCGAGGTGATCGAGGAAACCGCCGATGCCAGGTCGATCGTCTTCGACATCCCCGCAGGCTGCGAGGACGACTTCCGCTACACCCCCGGCCAGTTCCTCACGCTGCGCATCCCCAGCGACCGGACCGGCTCAGTCGCGCGCTGCTATTCCCTGTCGAGCTCCCCCACCCAGGACGCCCGACTCAAGGTGACCGTCAAGCGCACGATCGACGGGTACGGCTCCAACTGGCTGTGCGACAACGCCGAGGCCGGCATGAGCATGCACGTGCTCGCCCCGTCCGGGATCTTCACGCCCAAGAACCTGGACCAGGATTTCATCCTCCTTGCCGCCGGGTCGGGCGTCACACCGGTGATGTCGATCCTCAAGTCGGCACTCGCCCAGGGCACCGGACACATCGTCATGGTGTACGCGAACCGGGACGAGAGGTCGATCATCTTCAAGGATGAGCTGCAGAAGCTCCAGCGGGAGAACCCCGACCGCCTCACCGTCCTGCACTGGCTCGAGTCGGTCTCCGGCATCCCCACCGCGGAGATGATCGGCAACCTCCTCCAGCCCGTCGCCACGAAGCGCCACTCCTACATCTGTGGCCCGGCCCCGTTCATGGAGACCGTCAAGGACGGGCTCCGCCGCTCGGGCGCCGACATGCACCTCATCCACACCGAGGTTTTCTCCTCGATCGAGGGGGATCCGTTCGCCGAGATCGTCATCGACGACTCCCCCGGTGACGACGGCGAGGGCCCGGCGACCGCCGTCGTCGAGCTCGACGACGAGGTCCACGAGGTCTCCTGGCCCCGCAAGACCCCGCTGCTCGACGTCCTGCTCGCCAAGGGCATCAAGGCACCGTTCTCCTGCCGCAAGGGGGAGTGCTCGGCGTGCGCCTGCATCCTCAAGTCCGGTGAGGTCGAGATGATCCACAACGGGATCCTCGATCCCGAGGAGGTCGACGAGGGGTACGTCCTGAGCTGCCAGCTCCTGCCCAAGACCGACCGTGTCGAGGTGTCGTACTCCGAGTGA
- the hsaA gene encoding 3-hydroxy-9,10-secoandrosta-1,3,5(10)-triene-9,17-dione monooxygenase oxygenase subunit — translation MSEYASHEVIDRITALLPGFAERAQETEDLRKVHPQNIAELDEAGFFKLCQPAQWGGYEADMETFYTAVKTIATACPSTGWCASILGIHNWHLALFPQQAQEDVWGEDPTVRISSSYAPMGAAKKTADGLLLNGKWSWSSGSDHADWVFVGGPVLDDNGKMVDFCTFLVEKSQYEILDVWHVAGLKGTGSNDILVKDALIPEHRVLSFGLMAATKSPGLEVNTNPIYKMPWGTIHPTTISTPIVGMAFGCYDVHREHQRERVRAAFGTAVKDDPFAKVRLAEAAGDIDAAWLQLMRNVREEQDIITAGGYPDMTIRTRARRDQVRATQRSIDAIGLLFQNSGARALEETSPIQRFWRDANAGRVHAANEATKAYIMYGQNEFGEKVTDSMV, via the coding sequence ATGAGCGAGTACGCCTCCCACGAGGTCATCGACCGCATCACGGCTCTGCTGCCCGGTTTCGCCGAGCGGGCCCAGGAGACGGAGGACCTGCGCAAGGTCCATCCCCAGAACATCGCGGAACTCGACGAGGCCGGCTTCTTCAAGCTGTGCCAGCCGGCCCAGTGGGGCGGGTACGAGGCGGACATGGAGACCTTCTACACGGCGGTCAAGACCATCGCGACGGCGTGCCCGTCCACCGGGTGGTGCGCGAGCATCCTCGGTATCCACAACTGGCACCTCGCGCTCTTCCCGCAGCAGGCGCAGGAGGACGTGTGGGGCGAGGACCCGACGGTGCGGATCTCGTCCTCGTACGCGCCGATGGGTGCGGCGAAGAAGACCGCCGACGGGCTGCTGCTCAACGGCAAGTGGTCCTGGTCCTCGGGTTCAGATCACGCCGACTGGGTCTTCGTGGGCGGCCCGGTGCTCGACGACAACGGCAAGATGGTCGACTTCTGCACGTTCCTGGTCGAGAAGTCGCAGTACGAGATCCTCGACGTCTGGCACGTCGCCGGGCTCAAGGGCACGGGCTCCAACGACATCCTGGTCAAGGACGCACTCATCCCCGAGCACCGCGTGCTGTCCTTCGGCCTCATGGCGGCCACCAAGAGCCCGGGTCTCGAGGTCAACACCAACCCCATCTACAAGATGCCGTGGGGCACCATCCACCCCACCACCATCTCGACGCCGATCGTCGGCATGGCGTTCGGCTGCTATGACGTTCACCGCGAGCACCAGCGGGAGCGCGTGCGCGCGGCGTTCGGCACCGCGGTCAAGGACGATCCGTTCGCCAAGGTGCGCCTGGCCGAGGCGGCCGGCGACATCGACGCGGCGTGGCTGCAGCTCATGCGCAATGTGCGCGAGGAGCAGGACATCATCACCGCCGGCGGATACCCGGACATGACGATCCGCACGCGCGCCCGCCGCGACCAGGTCCGCGCCACGCAGCGGTCGATCGACGCCATCGGTCTGCTGTTCCAGAACTCCGGGGCCCGCGCCCTGGAGGAGACCTCGCCGATCCAGCGATTCTGGCGGGATGCCAACGCCGGGCGGGTCCACGCCGCCAACGAGGCCACCAAGGCGTACATCATGTATGGACAGAACGAGTTCGGCGAAAAGGTCACCGACTCGATGGTCTGA